The following proteins are encoded in a genomic region of Streptomyces collinus Tu 365:
- a CDS encoding helix-turn-helix domain-containing protein — translation MADTPPQGGDPTGGDAIRTFPFPVELAVGGVGMQVGPMGDDHTWHADAPLHRVHRIDFHVVMLFTGGPVRHMIDFAEYEAAAGDLLWIRPGQVHRFSRTSEYRGTVLTMQPGFLPRSTVEATGLYRYDQPPLLHPGPGQLAALRAALDQLGREYEDTATLPASLHTAVLRHTLTAFLLRLAHLAASSAQASRQRADTTFTLFRDAVEQDFATNHSVSAYADALGYSRRTLVRAVRAATGETPKGFIDKRVILEAKRLLAHTDLPIGRVGAAVGFPDAANFSKFFHLHTGVTPVTFRAELR, via the coding sequence ATGGCGGACACACCACCCCAAGGCGGCGACCCCACCGGCGGCGACGCGATCAGAACCTTCCCCTTCCCGGTCGAACTGGCCGTCGGCGGCGTCGGCATGCAGGTCGGCCCCATGGGAGACGACCACACCTGGCACGCCGACGCCCCGCTGCACCGTGTCCACCGCATCGACTTCCACGTCGTCATGCTCTTCACCGGCGGCCCCGTACGGCACATGATCGACTTCGCCGAGTACGAGGCCGCCGCCGGCGACCTGCTCTGGATCCGCCCCGGACAGGTCCACCGGTTCTCCAGGACCAGCGAGTACCGCGGAACCGTGCTGACCATGCAACCCGGCTTCCTGCCCCGCTCCACCGTCGAGGCCACCGGCCTCTACCGCTACGACCAGCCGCCCCTGCTGCACCCGGGCCCCGGGCAACTCGCCGCGCTCCGGGCCGCCCTCGACCAGCTCGGCCGCGAGTACGAGGACACCGCCACGCTCCCGGCCTCCCTGCACACCGCGGTGCTCCGGCACACCCTGACGGCGTTCCTGCTGCGCCTCGCCCATCTCGCGGCCAGCTCCGCGCAGGCGTCACGGCAGCGGGCGGACACCACCTTCACCCTCTTCCGGGACGCGGTCGAGCAGGACTTCGCCACCAACCACAGCGTCAGCGCCTACGCCGACGCGCTCGGTTACTCCCGCCGCACCCTCGTCCGCGCCGTCCGCGCCGCCACCGGGGAGACGCCGAAGGGCTTCATCGACAAGCGGGTGATCCTGGAGGCCAAGCGCCTCCTCGCCCACACGGACCTCCCGATCGGCCGCGTCGGCGCCGCCGTCGGCTTCCCCGACGCGGCGAACTTCTCCAAGTTCTTCCACCTGCACACCGGGGTCACGCCCGTGACGTTCCGGGCGGAGCTGCGATAG
- a CDS encoding glycoside hydrolase family 16 protein, with amino-acid sequence MSESSGIPRPRTFRRALVAVVATFGLAAAAATAATLPASASAPTPPSGWTQVFLDDFNGSAGSGVNTSNWQYDTGTSYPGGAANWGTGEVESMTSSTDNVALDGNGNLLITPRRDASGHWTSGRIETTRTDFQPPAGGKLRVESRIQMPNVTGAAAKGYWPAFWTLGAPFRGNYQNWPSVGELDIMENVQGLNTDWATMHCGSNPGGPCNETSGIGNSTACTGTTCQAGFHTYAMEWDRSTSPEEIRFYLDGVNFHTVKANQVDATTWANATNHGYFVILNVAMGGGFPGAFGGGPDSGTEPNHPMVVDYVQVLQSSGGGGGTTPPPSGSRDAYSPIQAESYDSQSGVSTETTTDTGGGQDIGYLANGDWALYKGVKFGSSAATQFNARVASGAASGVSGLVEVRLDSRSNAPIGSFALSNTGGWQSWRTVPANIGAVTGTHDVYLTFTSGQPADFVNVNWFDFGH; translated from the coding sequence GACGTTCCGGCGCGCGCTCGTCGCCGTCGTCGCCACGTTCGGTCTGGCCGCTGCGGCCGCGACGGCCGCCACCCTCCCCGCCAGCGCTTCCGCCCCCACACCCCCTTCCGGCTGGACGCAGGTCTTCCTCGACGACTTCAACGGCTCGGCCGGTTCGGGTGTCAACACGTCGAACTGGCAGTACGACACGGGCACTTCGTACCCGGGCGGTGCCGCCAACTGGGGTACGGGCGAAGTCGAGTCGATGACCTCGAGCACCGACAACGTCGCGCTGGACGGCAACGGCAACCTGCTCATCACCCCGCGCCGCGACGCGTCCGGGCACTGGACCTCGGGCCGTATCGAGACCACCCGGACCGACTTCCAGCCACCGGCCGGCGGCAAGCTGCGCGTGGAGTCCCGGATCCAGATGCCGAACGTGACCGGGGCCGCCGCCAAGGGCTACTGGCCGGCCTTCTGGACGCTGGGCGCCCCCTTCCGCGGCAACTACCAGAACTGGCCGAGCGTCGGCGAGCTGGACATCATGGAGAACGTGCAGGGCCTGAACACCGACTGGGCCACGATGCACTGCGGCAGCAACCCGGGCGGCCCCTGCAACGAGACGTCCGGCATCGGCAACTCCACGGCGTGTACCGGCACGACCTGCCAGGCCGGTTTCCACACGTACGCCATGGAGTGGGACCGCTCGACCAGCCCCGAGGAGATCCGCTTCTACCTCGACGGCGTCAACTTCCACACCGTGAAGGCCAACCAGGTCGACGCGACGACGTGGGCGAACGCCACCAACCACGGGTACTTCGTCATCCTGAACGTGGCGATGGGCGGCGGCTTCCCGGGGGCCTTCGGCGGCGGCCCGGACAGCGGCACCGAGCCGAACCACCCGATGGTCGTGGACTACGTGCAGGTGCTCCAGTCGTCCGGCGGAGGCGGTGGCACCACTCCCCCGCCCTCCGGCAGCCGGGACGCCTACTCCCCCATCCAGGCCGAGTCCTACGACAGCCAGTCCGGCGTGAGCACGGAGACCACCACGGACACCGGCGGCGGCCAGGACATCGGCTACCTCGCCAACGGTGACTGGGCGCTCTACAAGGGCGTCAAGTTCGGCTCCTCGGCGGCCACCCAGTTCAACGCGCGGGTGGCGAGCGGGGCCGCGTCCGGGGTGAGCGGTCTGGTCGAGGTACGCCTGGACAGCCGCTCCAACGCCCCCATCGGCAGCTTCGCGCTGTCCAACACCGGGGGCTGGCAGTCGTGGCGCACGGTCCCGGCGAACATCGGCGCGGTGACCGGCACGCACGACGTGTATCTGACGTTCACCAGCGGCCAGCCGGCCGACTTCGTGAACGTGAACTGGTTCGACTTCGGTCACTGA